The region ACTGCCTACACTGCTTTTCTTATGAACAATGTTTAATTTGTgctatttacgttttttttaggacaaatgATGCAGTTTAAAACATcacaataattttaaagaaacacggcatttattaaaaactaacacACTATTCTGTGAAATGCTTAATTTCAACTCTTTcctgaaataaaatgtcaattaatGTTGAGCGATCATGATTTTATAGTATACTTTTTAGGGATACTTTTGTATTAGGTCCTTGTGACATAATGTgctgtaaacatgtttttacaAAGGCGGACAAAAAAGGGGGAATTGTGTGGTGAGAAATTTgactcaaaattattcacacaaatacatttacacATGTGTTTTTGAGATCCACAAATACATCTGtaatttttacatgtttttcagatccacaaacataATTGTGATTTTCTCGTGTTTTTCCGATTCACAAATATATCAGCGATTTTCACATTTATATGATAATGTTGTGTGTCCCTTGAGCTTGTTTTTCCTTCACTCGGAAGACACGCTTCTGCTATTGTTAACACTTTGGCCGCTGCTGCTTTAGCGGTGTAGAAGATGAAAATTTAACAGTAAAAGAAGAACGTCTTGTCCAGTCAACGTAAGCTCGAAGGAAACAAATTAGGGTTGTATTTTGTTTCCCGATTTGCgtaaaattaacacataatagAGGATCAGATAAAGGctcattttctgttttacaTTTTCTAGTTTGAAATAAGAATCGGGAGACGGTTCGTTTTGTTCAATGGAGACAGGAGGAGGAACGGGCcttacgcccaattcacactgactgcggaacggacgcaGTGCGATTTCCGTATGGCATCCGCACGGACTGCAAACCAAACCGCGTGCCTTGCGTGAGCTGTCCGTGTCCCGAAATCTGCACTCGCCACACCACAAGATCAAGGGGGTTCACgcgataacaaccgtgtatatagagtcttattggtaaacaatagccacagttgcctgttgtcacatcaatatgcttttggacattatttatgggacttctaccatggctcttctaccatggtaagtatgttttgtgtttcaatagtgttattttattatgtttaactagttttttgtcttaaatgtcatgctatgtagttagctagcttccctccctCCCGAAAAAATGAGTTagcaaacggttttatttttaaatatactggatctaccttgatgccaACGCTCGATttcctgtccggctcgtgtaatttctttAGTTTCCTAAAAAACGCATGCCATCTGTACTGCCTGATGCAGAGTGCcccaattttcatttttaatttgggagttgaaataaaattgaactGATTTTATAAGGTGGCACACGCACCCTAATAACTGGGTTGTGACTGTAGAGTGTACACAATTAACCAGTCGTATTTAAAGTCATGTTAAATGAGAGTCAGTACACACCTGCCACATTTTAAAGCACCTgtaattaaccccaaataaatgtcagctgttctagtaagcttttcattacattattttttttcctcctagcATAATCCACTAGCCCagtcatactgtatatgtgacaGGATGTCCAGCCGCTCACTTCAATGAGACAGGACTGCTTGCTCAAACGAGCTAATTGGGAGTGTTGTATAATTCTTAATCCTTGGGGTGTGTTGAGGAAAACAGTTAAATTGTTATTAAGTacacctgggaactgttttaaatcatgaaaaaaaatccacaatatgCAAGCACAATGAGTCATAATGTCAGTGATCCTAATTTcaaaaaggaatttttttttcacttcacttgCCCTCAGCAACCAGCATGTTAGAGTAGCCAGACAACTACCAAATGTAGCTTCAGAAGCTCAGGACTTACTGAGGAACAATTTAATGTAGGTTTCAGCCATGAAATACTGATTTTAATGTCTTTCATGCAGCTTTTACTAcggctgtatttaaaaaaatgaataatcaaTATTTAGGCAAAATTTTcctaaaatatacagtattcataaaaccatgaatcgattattttaatatctctttttcccataaatccATAAGAAAGTAGAAggccaatttatttttgtatttgactgttttcttgtaatttaccattcacatgaatttaaaagtattttcttacgtttatgaaagacctgacgttttgcactttaagacaattcagaaactttttattttatatttacaattattgaattagaattatgaaaagcATCCTTGCTGATATcagtgtttgtgtaacacttaagtgattataacgcatgctactttcattaataaactaaactatttaaccagttactgcctccacaaaatgtaatttggaatttaatgttcgtggagtttttatcatgtccttgataattaagaagaattgatgttccataattaatcaatatcagattgaaGTGAATTAAAtcgaatttaaaaaaacaacgaaTCGAACGGAACTCTTGTGAATAGAAATCAAATCGATTAAGGAAATTTGGaatgatacccagccctaactTATTAGTCATCTTGAAACAGTGTATTTTACCTCGAACAGCATGAATTCATGAGTAAATGCATCAACTTTACGTGAATCCATGAAATCTGGTTAAACCTGCCTAAAATACTGCCACAAGGTTCTGTTGCATTGTTTAAAGAATcagcaatttggatttttttaaactgaacaaagcaacaacaaaatcaagcataattttatttagtttttttgagaatgtacatttttgtttgtctttcatGTGTTAGACAACGTATAATATTGTCATACTGTGTATATCCACATTACCTCTCTGTGTGTACTGTAAATGACTTTTACCcatcaatctttttttattttcttttttaggacTTTTGCCGCCAACAAAGAGTCTCACGCCACCCTGGTGTTCCATAATCTCCTGGGCGAGATAGACCAGCAATACAGCCGCTTCCTACAGGAGAACAACGTCCTCTATCAGCACAACCTGCGGCGGATCAAGCAGCACCTGCAGAGCAAGTACCTGGAGAAGCCCATGGACATCGCCCGCATCGTGGCCCGTTGCTTGTGGGAGGAGCAACGGCTGCTACAGACGGCCACTGCTGCTGCACAGGTTCGAAAGGACACACGTTTATCAGTTTTAATGGCATGGATGATTTTATGACGTAGCTTCAACATGTTGCTATCAGGATGGACAGGCCGCCCAGGCCACAGGGACGGTGGTGACGGAGAAGCAGCAGATTCTGGAACACAACCTACAAGACGTCAGGAAACGAGTGCAGGtttgttttgacatattttgatgTATTTTCACATCATGGCGGCCTAGTGGTCTGCACCTGCACATCACAGTTCTGAGATTCAGGGTGTGAATCTCAGATCCAGTCTTACTGTTGTTTGGGTTGCTTCCAAAGCATGCATATTAAGTTCAGACTTTTAATTGTCCAGCTCTCCAAATCTGAGTGAATGGTTGCTTGTCCATATGtgttctgtgattggctggtgactaTACCATTGTGTACCCCTCTTCTTGCTGATCCGTCAGGGCATTTGTCATCTTAATAAATTAAGATTATTGTGGAAAAGTTCATTTATTGCAGTTGTTCAGTTACAAGAATAAAACATATTATGCAGGTTCATTAATTACACAGAAAAATACTTTCAGAAAGGCCAATTGCTTCCTAAATCtttattgttaaattaaaatcaTTTGTGATTGTTTATGGGATATTCAAATTTGGTGAGATCCTGAATGTATTTCATTAGCTGTGaactaaaaaaatctataatctaatataaatatatgtatgtgtgtgcaatTAATCTATACAAACATTTAGAGTCTCTTTTGATttgaactaataaaataaatgtagttTCCCGCGTAGTAAAGCATACATGTCCGGCAATTAATTCGCTCTTACTATATAGGTGGTCGGTATTTAAGATGTCCTCTTGTTTCCTACAGGACATGGAACAAAAGATGAAGATGCTGGAGAACCTGCAGGATGACTTTGATTTCAACTACAAGACACTTAAAAGCCAAGGAGGTACTGTATGCACATTTTTAGAGTTTTCATATTAAATGTGACTGCAAATCGaaattgttcattttgtttgcaGAGCTAAACCAGGACTTGAACGGGAATAGCCAGGCGGCAGCTAGCAGGCAGAAAATGGCACAGCTGGAGCAGATGCTGAGTACCCTGGACCAGCTCAGGCGGGTGGGTGTTCGCATATCGCCGTCGTCTGAAAACAGCTAGCACATTAGCCACTGCAGTTATCTTGACaatgttgtttctttttttgcagcaaATTGTGACAGAGATGGGAGGCTTACTGACTGCAATGGACTACGTACAGAAGAACCTGACAGACGAAGAACTGGCCGAATGGAAGCGACGACAGCAAATCGCCTGCATCGGAGGTCCACCTAACATCTGCCTGGACCGCCTCGAAACATGGTACGTATCTAAATTGATTATTTTGGGGTAACTGGCCTGACTAaattgattattttggtaaCTAACCTGACTTGAGCTGCTCAACATTTCCCAACTAGGATCACGTCCTTGGCCGAGTCCCAGCTCCAGATTCGGCAGCAAATCAAGAAGCTGGAGGAGCTTCAACAGAAAGTGTCCTATAAGGGAGACCCCATCGTCCAGCACCGGCCCGCCCTCGAAGAGAAGATCGTGGACTTGTTCAGAAATCTTATGAAAAGGTATTGCTGAAGGATGAACACACAATTTGCTGAAGGAAACGTAAAAATGAAACTCAATGATAAAGTAGTGTGTTATTGTGTTATTGTGACTCAACAGTGCGTTTGTGGTAGAAAGACAGCCATGTATGCCCATGCACCCGGACAGACCACTGGTCATCAAAACAGGCGTGCAGTTCACAAACAAAGTCAGGTAAGACTGAGAATGTGCTCCGCCTCATTTCACATGAAGTCTTGGGATACGTCTCCTAATCAATTGATTGATCGATCAAGAGTTGGATAAGTCCTTAATTTGCATGCTTCCAACATTGTGGGAACAGTTTTAGGAATACTCTTTAATTCTCCCAGTGCATGAAGCATGATATTTAGAAGGATGCTTGTATGGGTTTTCTACGGAAGAAGCCCAGCAAACACCTTTCAAATAAACCATAAATGAGATGGCAAGCCAAAATCAACCGCTTATGTTATATAGACCTCTTATGTTCTAGATCAATGGTCCACAAACCCAAACACTGGGTTGCTGTAGTTTGACAAATAGTTGCTGGTCCACAAGATGTCTGGAGGAACAGAAACTATTTGGGGACCACTGTTCTACATCAAATGgacaatcaaacaaaatccCCCACTCATTTTTTGAAAAGATTACCCATAAGACTAGATGCTATTATAACTGCCAAATGGTGGACCATGGCCTTTCATTTTCAAGGTCACATTTCCCAATACTTAAGCTCATGTAGTTTAGGATCTTAATTAGGGCAAGAtgttctaatctttaacatgattATTCTTCCAGGCTACTCGTGAAGTTTCCTGAGCTAAATTACCAGCTGAAAATAAAAGTTTGCATCGACAAGTgagtttttcaaatgtttattattatgtgcACATCAGCTTTCTTACTGAATAATATGTGAAAACTGTTTTCCAGAGAGTCTGGGGATGTGGCTGCAATCAGAGGGTAAGGTTTCTAAAGTCTTACACTCAAACATTTCAATATGCTATTTAAAGTCTCACTTCCcgctttttgcttttgtttcaggtccagaaagttcaACATCCTCGGGACAAACACCAAAGTCATGAATATGGAGGAGTCCAACAATGGCAGTTTGTCAGCAGAGTTTAAACACTTGGTGAGTTGCAGAGGCAGAATGTGCTCGCGTCAACTGACAAAACGCACTTCCTCACGGCGGAACCCCCGCTTCCTGTTTGTTGCAGACCCTGAGAGAGCAGCGGTGTGGTAACGGTGGACGCACCAACAGTGATGTAATGATCACGGCAACATTCCCATGTAATAGTATCCCAGCCCCACACTTTGTActtacagaaatgtgtttttttttctgttaggcGTCTCTTATTGTCACTGAGGAGCTTCATCTGATCACCTTTGAGACTGAAGTCTATCACCAAGGCCTGAAGATTGATCTGGAGGTAAAGCAAATGGAGACCTTCAAAGATGCCTGAGATGTTGGCAGTTGACATCAAAGTGCTTAAAGTGAATCCTCACTTGAGAACAAATTGCATTAAAAGTGAGTTGTGGCCCAATTTCTAACACTTTGTGCAGACGCATTCACTGCCCGTGGTGGTCATATCTAACATCTGCCAGATGCCAAACGCCTGGGCGTCCATCTTGTGGTACAACATGCTCACCGACCAGCCAAAGGTAGGATGAGACCCCTATGTGCCACTCTGAGAACAACGTCAACACATACCATAAAATGGGAGGGTGGGAAAGGAAGAGACTTTGATATGATGCATTACGGTGCTGTGCATCCTCGTACAGAATGTGAACTTCTTCACCAAGCCGCCAGTGGGGACGTGGGACCAAGTGGCTGAAGTGCTCAGCTGGCAATTCTCGTCCACCACCAAGAGAGGCCTGACCATCGAGCAGCTCACCACACTGGCCGAGAAACTGTTAGGTGTGGCTGATGAAAAGCATTTGTTGCTTGTTAACTATGTACAATGTGTCCTTGGTTATATATTAGGGGCTGTTTTGCTTCCTTTTTCTAAATGATCGCGTagcatttcaaaatgtcttgtgcAGCTTGGCAACTTGTTGTATCGTCAAAAGAACATCCGGTATGACTGCATGTGCATGGACTCTATACACGTTCTCTTTTAAGATGGACCAAATGGCGTTCCTAGACGGTTTAAGTTTGCAACTGTCAAAGAAAGTGGACTCTCATCTTATCAGAGTCCACAAACTAAGTGTGTGACAGGGTGCAAAAGATATATAGGCACAGTGTGTCAGCAAAATAAAAGGTCACAGCAATAAACAAATCTAGCTCAAGTCCGACTATCTAATTATGTGCCAGAGAGTCCAAATCTAACAATTGTAAACCAAGGACCCTGTATATAACCCGTTATATCGCAATAACACCATATCACAGATATTTctatgaatctttttttttttgtttgtttttttacataagaTTCAATTAGTGTGTGGGAGGGGTTTAAGTTTTAaactgtaaaacaatagtttttttttttttattctattccaGAGTCTCTTTATATCACAGATTTTTGCGGGTTGTATTGAACATGACTTCTTGGATGAATGGAAATGTGCTCTATAATTGTTGCATTTTACCTTCAGGGCCGTCTGTCAACTACTCCGGCTGTCAGTTTACATGGGCCAAGTTCTGTAAGGTACCTCAGCTCGCTCTTCATCCGCCATGTTAAACTCCTTAGTTGCAGCTCTGTTGCTATCTTgatctgattttttatttattttcttgcaGGAGAACATGGCTGGCAAAGGCTTTTCGTTCTGGGTGTGGCTGGACAACATCATCGACCTGGTCAAAAAGTACATCCTGGCGCTGTGGAATGAAGGGTAAGGAGGTGGTGACATTTTGTAGGCATTTTTAGACCCTCTGCTCTTTTTAGACATCaaaaatatgtacttttttGACCTTCAGGTACATCATGGGCTTCATTAgcaaggagagagagagggccaTTCTCAGCCCCAAACCGCCAGGGACATTTCTTCTGCGCTTCAGCGAGAGCAGCAAGGAGGGTGGCATCACATTCACGTGGGTTGAGAAAGACATCAACGGTGAGGCAtaccatgcttttttttaatgatggatATATGTGTATAATGGGTCCCTATTTTTGTGCACAGCGCAAGACTAGCCCTAACTGTGCACAGTTTTCAACaacagttttctttcttttggtatttttctagACTGTGCGCAGGTAGAAGTGAGCGTAATGAGGTGTTTGCGGTTGTAGGGTGGAACGTAGCCTTTTCCCGGCCAGTTGAAGCGACATCCCTCATTTGTATTAAAATCAAGGCCGTCAGAGCATACGCGGGCTTGACATTAAGGGAAGCAAATCGACTCGCTGGGCTCCGAGAGACGAGATTGGTGCATGCATAGTGCGTTTATACAAGCAAACTGGAAGATCTCCCCCTGCAGCTGATAAAGACGGCCGTGCATGTGACATGGGAAATTGGAGACTGCCAGACCACTTGGCCGTTCCAAACATCGTGGAATAGACTTGCCCGGCACGGAAATTGAGATGCGCCCGTTTTTACGCACGTGCGTTtgtctacgaaaatagagcccaatATATCAAAAAGCGAACAGATGGACGATATCCAACCGGATATCCTGTGTAAGTATTGTGTTGTGATGCTGAGCTACCCTCTACATTTGCAGGCAAGACTCAGATCCAGTCCGTGGAGCCGTAcaccaagcagcagctcaacaACATGTCCTTCGCTGAAATCATCATGGGCTACAAAATCATGGATGCCACCAACATCCTGGTTTCTCCCCTCGTGTACCTCTACCCTGAAATTCCCAAGGAGGAAGCCTTTGGGAAGTACTGCAGGACTCCTGAACCTGAGTTGGGAGACTCCAGCAGTAGCAGTATGTCGCTTTTTGTACACATATTTGTCTAATGATTATCTTACTGTTCAATTGATTTTTAACGCCATCTTTTCCTGCCGTAGTCATTCAGCCATACTTGAAGACCAAGTTCATCTGTGTCACCCCGTGAGTATAACTTTTAACATCCTTCTGAGCTGATAGTTAGATTTTATGCAAAGACCTTACATTTTTACCATGTGTCTATGTTTCCcttttattgtttgaattaataatgttaaaagaaaataagaacaaAGCTGCTGTCACTAGTCAAGTCAACGCATCCTCTGGACCTCTGACAGGGGTTTACATTATGGTCTCTATTTTCGCGTTTAAATCTTGAGTGCACGTGGTGCATCTCTGTGCGGAGGCTGGTTAAGACGAGTGCAGACTGGTGGGTCTGCGAGAGGTAGGGCTGCGCCGCTGTGCTCTAATAAGGCTAATTAAAAAGGCGGAAACCAGTCTACCAAATTGGCCAACGCGCAGCGGGTCTTGCGTTGATATGAAAATTGGGGTCCGCAGGCGTTTTGTTTGTCTATGAGTAGGAAAATggagttgtgtgtgtttgtgtgtgaacgTGTAGACAGATTTTCATTGCGTCTATAAGATAACAGACAGAtggtttttttatgttgtatggAGTTGAATAATGCGTGTGTGCATACGTGTTGTTTGCATGTAAACAAATGGACAGACAAATGTTTACATGATCTGTGTAAACAAACTGATATCAGATATTTCTCTGTATGAATAGACAAACACCTTAATACTATGTGTGCAAGAATGGCAGTTTATATTGCATGTATTTGAATGGGTAGACAGTTTGCGTTTCGTGCGTATGTCAACAGATGGACTGGTGTTCACTTGATTTGTGTACGTGGATGGAACCTTCTTTACATAATGTGCATATGTGAATAGACAGACAGTTAAAttacgcgtgtgtgtgcgagtaGATATAATGCTTTTCAAATTATAGATAAATGTTAACATTGCGTGTGTGGTTAGAATGTTGTTAATTGACATTATCCATGTGTACAAAaaggacagatggatggacctTATGTTTCTGTGTGCGTGCGAATGAATCAGGCTGGTCCAAAGAGAGAAATTTGCGTTTGTTTTCTGATTGGCTTTAAGTACAGTCGTTTTAAAggctcaaaaaaaaagaagaaaaaagatgcTTGGAAAAAAGAACTTGGTAAACTTCACTTAGTCAGCAGGGCCCAATTGAGTAACAATGCAACGCGTTGGTTAAGTGTATTGACAGAAGAACTGtcaggtgtttttttaaaaagcagatTTGCTGTTTGAAAGTCACATCATGCGAAAAAGACCACAACACGCCTGACCTCTCTCCTTAGGTGTCCCTCCGTGTTCATGGACTTTCCGGACAGTGAGCTGCTTGGGAACGGATTCCCGGGGTAGGCCCTTTGGTGGGGCGGGGCATGTAGGgactgtttgtgtgtatgtgtggtgcGTCACTTAATGTATGTCTGTAGTCAGCTCACCCATCAATGCTATATTCAAACAATGCTGTGCCCCCAACGTTTGATAAGCTACACATTTCCGCAACTGTGTGCTTTCACACAGCAACACATATCGCACAATGATGTAACAAGATGACGAGTAGGAGTGGCGAGTGCTGAAAATGTGCCCTTATAATACCTGACACTGTTACTGCTTTGATACTAATATTTGACTGCCGTTTATATAGAACCCAATGAAGCGAGATTTGATCAATTCATTTTGTCACACAAGGGCAGAAGTGGATGTTCAACGTCACGCCTCTTACACTCAGATTTCATCCCGCCTCTATTAAGGCGCAGATACTACCCCAAATGGGGAATATATGAGTGGGTCGAACTTTAAAATAGCTGTCATACAGTAACAATTTATTTCACCACAACAAAGAGGGAGAAGTGAGTGTGAAACTTCAAACTTCACTACCTCCTCCTTTGTCcatttcattcattgccatttttATACAGAACCCAGCGAAACATGGCGGCAACTGTGTGCGCTTTTACACAGCCACACGACATCTCACGATCAGCTAACCCACTAGCGTGTCAGCATGCGTGTGTCTCCATGGCTGTCTAGTGAAGCAAGAgttgtcatgtttgtttgttttctcttgccagCACAAACTCGGGCAACACCAGCGACCTTTTCTCACTCTCACTGTCTCCACGCACTCTGGACTCGTTGATGCCCAATGAAGCGGAGGGTAATCCAGGACATCTGGGTGAGTTGCGtacaaacatgcacattcatatACAATCAGCCGCCTTAACATTCTCAAATGATCGTTCCCCATTATATTGAATAGAAATGCCATTGATCCGTTACAGcctccccaaaacaaaacatttttgtaacaggttttaatgaaaaaacaaacaaaaaaacagcactcTACTGATTTGATGCTTAATTATGGTGCTtttgcttctccttcttgtgtgtgtgcgccttggccactagagggcagtataatacatacAGACATCCTACATGTAGatatgatgatgaaaatgaagacTGTTGCAAACTTGTTTCAGTAATATTAgtgttttttgcagaggataaagcaTATTCGCCTTTAAGTATTGTTTTATGCTGTGTCTGCATGTGTTGATATTGATTGTATTCAAATAGTTGTTTAAAGGTGAAGAATTACCGACATGTCAATGCTAGTTTTATTTGCATGCCTATGGTGTTTCCTATGatttgttagcattgagctaacaGACTTTTGGCAAAATTATGTGGCATGGATGAATGCActaattgtctttgtttgtttagttttgcgGTACCATTAAGTCCATTAAATTTCCAATAATagttttctttaaattaatctAGAAAGGGCTAAAAATAGAACCTGTTAATTGCTGTATCAAAATTCATCATATACATGTCTACTGCTATCTTTCACAGAATCTCTGACTCTGGACATGGATGTAGCTTCTCCCATGCATGTGAACACATCCAACTTGGGTTGAATTTCATGGAGCATTTGTGGCTAAGAGATGGTAAACGATGTTCCCACTTGTACTGATGATTGTGATGTGTCCATCACCTTCAACGTTCAACAGTCTCTTCACACGGTGACTTGCAAATATGATATACATTTTAAGTTGTTACCTTTAGAGATGaatgtgtgggtgtgggtgtgttgTGAGAGATACATTGTTGTATAAGCTACGTCATTgttgaaaaaacacacacacaaaaaactctcaCTTTCCATCCCTGCCAAATGTAATTATGCAAATGTAGTGTTTGCCATTTTTACCATATTCATTTTCAAGCACTATAAAACAACATGTACATACTTCCATTTTATTGTCATTCTTTTGTCTTGTACTATCAACACATTTTCTCTGGATCTGGCCTGACTTAAATTTTCTCCTTCCATGTGTGGTGTTAAAAATCTCTCCATCTATTTTCAAATGACTGTTTGGAGCTCAACTGCCATGTTAGACAACTGTTTCTTGTACAAAAGTAAACATTACTGTTGCTattcattatccatccatccattttcttggccgcttttcctcacaagggacatgggggtgctggagcctataccagctggcttcgggcagtagaggggtacaccctgaactggttgccagccaatcgcagggcacacagagacaaacaaccacactcacaatcacacctagggacaatttggagtgttcaattaacctgccatgcatgtttttggaatgtgggaggaaaccggagtacctggtgaaaacccacgcaagcacggagagaacatgcaaactccacccaggtaggccgaagcccggacttgatctcacgtcctctgcactgggaggcagacgtgctaaccagtcagccaccgtgctgccgctATTCATTATATAtaggcaataaaaacaaattcaccCTAAAATGATGCTACATTTCAATTTGGTAGCTCACAGGATCATATTATGTGCAAAGTATATtataatgaacaaaaaatacttggggaaaaaatgccaaATAAATGGGACAATTAAAAGGACTTTAAAAAATTGCCTAAAGTTTTGAAACATATTTCAGTGCATTGTAGCATTGCTATATTTGTTTCTATTCAAAGTGtatcttttttgctttttttctctacTACAATGTTCAATGTTTCACTATATTATTctgaatctatttttaaatatttatgctctgattgtgtgtgtgtgtgtgttttttccccccaaaaatttaacGTTTATGATGGGGCTTGTATAAATTAATTGTAagaccttggc is a window of Vanacampus margaritifer isolate UIUO_Vmar chromosome 2, RoL_Vmar_1.0, whole genome shotgun sequence DNA encoding:
- the stat3 gene encoding signal transducer and activator of transcription 3 isoform X1; translation: MAQWNQLQQLETRYLEQLYHLYSDSFPMELRQFLAPWIESQDWTFAANKESHATLVFHNLLGEIDQQYSRFLQENNVLYQHNLRRIKQHLQSKYLEKPMDIARIVARCLWEEQRLLQTATAAAQDGQAAQATGTVVTEKQQILEHNLQDVRKRVQDMEQKMKMLENLQDDFDFNYKTLKSQGELNQDLNGNSQAAASRQKMAQLEQMLSTLDQLRRQIVTEMGGLLTAMDYVQKNLTDEELAEWKRRQQIACIGGPPNICLDRLETWITSLAESQLQIRQQIKKLEELQQKVSYKGDPIVQHRPALEEKIVDLFRNLMKSAFVVERQPCMPMHPDRPLVIKTGVQFTNKVRLLVKFPELNYQLKIKVCIDKESGDVAAIRGSRKFNILGTNTKVMNMEESNNGSLSAEFKHLTLREQRCGNGGRTNSDASLIVTEELHLITFETEVYHQGLKIDLETHSLPVVVISNICQMPNAWASILWYNMLTDQPKNVNFFTKPPVGTWDQVAEVLSWQFSSTTKRGLTIEQLTTLAEKLLGPSVNYSGCQFTWAKFCKENMAGKGFSFWVWLDNIIDLVKKYILALWNEGYIMGFISKERERAILSPKPPGTFLLRFSESSKEGGITFTWVEKDINGKTQIQSVEPYTKQQLNNMSFAEIIMGYKIMDATNILVSPLVYLYPEIPKEEAFGKYCRTPEPELGDSSSSIIQPYLKTKFICVTPCPSVFMDFPDSELLGNGFPGTNSGNTSDLFSLSLSPRTLDSLMPNEAEGNPGHLESLTLDMDVASPMHVNTSNLG
- the stat3 gene encoding signal transducer and activator of transcription 3 isoform X2, encoding MAQWNQLQQLETRYLEQLYHLYSDSFPMELRQFLAPWIESQDWTFAANKESHATLVFHNLLGEIDQQYSRFLQENNVLYQHNLRRIKQHLQSKYLEKPMDIARIVARCLWEEQRLLQTATAAAQDGQAAQATGTVVTEKQQILEHNLQDVRKRVQDMEQKMKMLENLQDDFDFNYKTLKSQGELNQDLNGNSQAAASRQKMAQLEQMLSTLDQLRRQIVTEMGGLLTAMDYVQKNLTDEELAEWKRRQQIACIGGPPNICLDRLETWITSLAESQLQIRQQIKKLEELQQKVSYKGDPIVQHRPALEEKIVDLFRNLMKSAFVVERQPCMPMHPDRPLVIKTGVQFTNKVRLLVKFPELNYQLKIKVCIDKESGDVAAIRGSRKFNILGTNTKVMNMEESNNGSLSAEFKHLTLREQRCGNGGRTNSDASLIVTEELHLITFETEVYHQGLKIDLETHSLPVVVISNICQMPNAWASILWYNMLTDQPKNVNFFTKPPVGTWDQVAEVLSWQFSSTTKRGLTIEQLTTLAEKLLGPSVNYSGCQFTWAKFCKENMAGKGFSFWVWLDNIIDLVKKYILALWNEGYIMGFISKERERAILSPKPPGTFLLRFSESSKEGGITFTWVEKDINGKTQIQSVEPYTKQQLNNMSFAEIIMGYKIMDATNILVSPLVYLYPEIPKEEAFGKYCRTPEPELGDSSSSIIQPYLKTKFICVTPTNSGNTSDLFSLSLSPRTLDSLMPNEAEGNPGHLESLTLDMDVASPMHVNTSNLG